DNA sequence from the Alkaliphilus metalliredigens QYMF genome:
CACTAATGCCTTGATTAGACCACTTAAATAGCCTTGCTTGTAGTGCTGTGGGCTTTTATCCTCGTCAATCCAATCGATTAATTCTTGGTTGTTTAGTCTTTTTCTTAAAAGTTCGCTGTTAATTTTCATTTTTGTTCCTCCTAGTCCATGATCGATTTGCATCGCTGACATATCATAAAATCAACTCGTCCTACTTTTTGTGGATACAATTTATTTGCGTTTACTCCACACATCCCGCATTTTCCAGTTTTATTTTTATTGCCTAGTTTTACTGGCGGCACTTCTTCTCTTAACAACTTTAGATATTGTTCTCTTTTATTCATCACTCTGCCTCCTCTAGGTTTACTATGAAACAAGCAGGATCACCCGCTTTGTTTCTCAGACAGTCTTTTGGGCAAATTGGAATTTCGTTAATGTAAATTCTTCTATTCTGTAGTGATTTAAATTCATTAATTCTTTGCCTTTCCTTAGCACTTTGTAAGTATTCGCAAGAATTATGTCTTGAAAAAATCCCCTTGTTTATTCCGCTTATCTTTGCGTATTTGCACACTTTCATCTACTCTATATCCACCTTTACCTCTTTGACATCTACATCCACTCCGCACTTGGCCATTAGGTATATAAAGTTCTCGACCGACATTTTCACCAACTCTATATCGTCTTTTAGATATGATATGCTCTCTGCTTTTAGTCCAGCTATACGTCTGTTATTGTTTTTTGGACTCTTGGGTCTTTTGTTTGTGAATGTTATAAATTCGATTCCAGCTTTTGGCATTGGGCCATTTGAATAGTTGTTCCAGATGTCCACTAGTTTTTTAGTTTTTGCTGGATAAGACTTTATCTCGACTTCCATTTTTGTCACCTTGGATCACTCTCCTTGTTTTTCATATGCTTTTCCCATGGTGTTACTATCATTCGCTCGTTCTCTTCATCTACCGTTAGATTATGGAATGTTTTGCACTTTGGACAGCTCCCACTACCCATGTCTGGCATTCCAAACCCTTCCTGGAAGATTGATTTGCATGCCCAGAACTCATAGCCACATATAGGACATTTACAGCCTTTACTCATTGTTTTTCCTACTTTCTTACTTAATCATTTTTAAATCACGTAGTATTCTCTTCCTAAGCTGTTCATCATCTTCTCCATCATGCCTCTCCTGGTAAATCAATTCAGCTAAGCAATCCAATTCACGATCACGTGCTATTGTCAATTTATCTAGCATTCCTTTTTTAATTTCATCCGATTCTTCTATAATTGTGTGTAGTTTATAATTGTGTCTTTTGGTTGTATCCAATTCTCTTTTTAAGCCTTCAATTTCTTGCTCTCTAATCATTGCTAATTGCTTGTATCGTTCGAGTTCGCTTGATAAGGTAGTTTTTTCAGCTGTTATTATGTTTAAATTCTCAATGAGTTTTTCTTCGTGATCTCTTAGTTGAGTGTTGCTAAGGGCAAGTTCTCTGATTCTTTCCTGTTGAGTGTTTATTCTATCTTCTTTATCCTTCATTTGAGTAAGATGTAAAAACGTGTTGATTTCTTCTGGCAGACCGGTAATTTCAAATTTATCATTTTTGTATTTCACTTACTCCACCTCCTGTTAATTTACTTTCTTTTGGTACAGCCCTTTAAATATGCCCTCTTTGCTATAGATCCTACCGCAGTCTACACAAACTACGGCTTTATGCACCCGACCTTTCTTGTTTACTATAGTTACCTCCACCATATCTCCGTAACATCTATAACAATGCATCTAATCACCCTTTATTTTCGACCTCCGTATCTATCCATCATATAGTTGAGTATGAATGCCATGCTTACCCAACTAACAATCGACCCCAATAACATTCCCGCTACAAAATTAACCACTATATTATCACTCCCTCCAGATTATCCACATGACGATTCTGCATAAAATAATTCCTGCCGACCCCACTGCTAGCATTAGCACAAACATTATCAATCCTAATTGTAGTAATCCTGCAATGCTAAATTCCATTTCACTGGTCCTCCAATCTTTCAGCCAACCTCTCTAGCTTATATATCTTGTTATCTCTTACCAGACCCTCTATTTCAAACAGAAGTTTCATCTGCTCCAACATTATCTCGACGTCCGCTATTTCTTCTGCTATGTTTCCAGTGACCTTCTCCCCTCTAAGCACCTTGCATAGTTCCTTTTGCAATTCAGCCATCTCTTCAAATACCATTGTTATTTGTGCCTCTTGGCCCCATGTCACTAAAGCTTTTTTATAAACCTCTATTTTATTTATCAACCTCTCTTGTTTTAACCAGGCTATACACTCTTCTTCTGTTCTAAAATCTTCTGCCCATGCGTCTCCTGTCGAATTGTCTACCCCTACATAGCACATGGTACAATTTGTTTTGGTGCTATCTATTTTGATTCCAACTGCATAAAATAATCCTATGGGTTCTCTGTTATCTATAATTTCCGATATATGTTTTAGTCGGACTTTCTTAATCATTCTCACAGCCTCCTTTATCCATTTCGAGTTTCCTACTTGTAATTTTTATTGGTCCGATTATCCTTCAGCTCTATCCTGCATAGCAGCTCTAAATCTCTTTCTTTTAACATGTTTTTGATCTCCTGGATCGTGTCATGCACTTGTTTGTTTCTAGCTTTTTCATTAGCCTTTTCTGCTATATTTTCACTTTCTATAACCTTGGCTAAAGTCGGATCGTAGCACCCAGATGCATTCTTCCAATACTTTTCCATGTCAACCCCTCCTACTTAACAATTTTTAGATTCAGCTCTGGGTACATGTATTCAAATAGTTTTTGTTTTATTTTAAAGACTTGAGTCTCCACTCCTTTTACATCAACTACTTCTGTAGTGCCATCATTATTCACTATCACAAAGTCAGCCACATAATTTATTGACCTAAAAGTAGTACCGTTCTTTTTGAAAGTTGGCAACAACTCATACCTTTGCTGTATTCCAAAGTCCTTTATTTCTCCTGCTTGCTTGAGTAATTTGAGTTGGTGGTAGTAATCCGCCTCTTTCTTGCTGTCAAATTCTATGGCATCAACAGTCGTCTTTTTATTGTTGTACTTGCTTTTTCTTTGACTTTGTGGTTCTATTGGTAGCCCTTTTTTCTTTTTCATGAACTCCTTGTACTGTTCTTCTGTCCATCTCATCGTGCTCCCCCCTAGCTCTTTCCATTGCCTCATAATATTTCAATCCTGGATTAGTTCTAATTAATTCAGCTGCTCTTTCTATAATTTTATTGGCCATAGCTTTTCCGCCCCTTTTTGATCTATTCTTTTACCTTAGATTTTCTCTCGCTTATTTTAGAATAAATATCTGCTAATATGACTCCTGTTCTCGTTAGGTCAGCATCTGATTGTATTAAATTGTTTCTGTTCATTACCAATAATTGTTTTCTGGATACTAGGACTAAGTTACTTGTGTCAAAATTTCTTTTGTCTCCATCGCCAAATATCACTGCATGATTGTCCGGTACAGGTCCATTATGTTCTTCCCATATTAATACATGTTTTAATTTCCAATTCTTATTGAGGTGTCCATCTTGGATCTTTACGTAGATGTATCCGTCTTTTGAGTCAATCCTCTCGGTTCCTATCGGTACCCTGTTGTATGGTTTATTGCCTTTTTTAAACTGAGTTTCAGCTCCTCCTGTTACTACTCCCTTCAATCCTTTGTTCCAGGTTTTATGGCCTCTTTCAAACTTTCCGTCCAATCCGCTATTGATGCTGTTATTGCCATAGTGCGACTTTATTTGCTTGTGAGTGTAGCTTTTTCCAAAGGTTTTGTTTAGTAGCTCCGCCATATCTTTTGGTCCTACACCTGCATGGTTCTCATTGATAAATTTCCTTATTTCCTCCGGATATAGCTTTGTAGGCCTTCCGGCTGGCAACCCGAGCGGTGTTCCGCTTTTTAATTTATGGTTTGATTTGTAAGACTTCATTTTTGATTCTGTAAAATCAGTTCCAAACTTAGCATTTACAAGTTCCACTAATTCTTTTGTAGTAGTTCCAGAAACATTGTTTTTGATAAATTCCTTCACTTCTTTGGGATGCCTTTTCATCATTCCCCCTCCAGCATTTTAGGCAGGTTTTTATCCGCATCATAAGCATCTTTCATGAATTTCTGCCCTTGTAATACCAAGTTTGCATTTTCAACAATCTTTGCCGCAACATCTGTAACTGCTTTCGCTCTTGTTATTTCCTCTTTTAGATCCTCGCCTTTTATATCCTCATCGCTTAACCTTTCTAGTTGAGCGAATAAATGGTCATTCAAATCTCCAAGTGTGTTTTTCATCAAGATCGCTCCTTTCTTCTGTCTTTTCCGTTCATGGTTATTCCCATGGTCATTTCGTGGAGCCTGCTCACTATAGCTCCTGCAGTTTCGTAATTGCTTTTCCTGGCTAGCCTGTCCACTAGTTTTTCGTCATCGTAGTTTGTTGTTACTATGGTCGGCAGGCACCTTTCGTACCTGTCGTTTATAATGTCGTATAGCATCGTTGCCGCCCAATCGCTGCAATATTCTTTCCCTAAATCATCTATTACCAAGAGATCTACCTCTTTATAAACCTGCAGTATTTGATATTCACTGACGTTCCTATCTTTGTCATACGTTTTTCTTATCTGTGCCAGCAAGTCTATTGCTGTCATGCATATTACTGGAGTTCCTTTATTTATTAGGTCTAGTGCTATCGATACCGCAAGATGTGTTTTTCCTGTTCCAAATCCTCCAGAGAAATATATCCCTTCGCCTGTTTCTTTAAATCTCTGGAAGTTTTCTGCATAAAGTTTTGAGTTTCTATATGCATCTTTATTACCTTGATCTATCTCATAATTTTTAAAGGTTCTGTTTTGAAATCTCTTTTTGATTCCGCTGTTTCCTAGTAGCCTTTCTATTCTTTCTCTCTTTTTTCTACTCTCTTCTTCTAGTCGTTCTCTTTCCGCTATTTCCTTTTTTTTGTTGTCGTACCTTTCCCAGTAGTCCGTAGCTTTATTGCATGTGCACCTCTCGTGACTTATCCAGGCTACCACCCTGTCCATCATCGGCATTACTACACCCTTCTGATATAAGTCTTTTCCGCAATATTTACATCGCTTTGGTGGTTCTGGATCCTTTGAATATTTGTAGCCTCTTTCCTGGATTTCTTTTGATGTGAATATAGTGTCCTGGTTACTCTGTTTCTCCTGGGATTCTGAATCCTCGCATTCCGCTTGATTTATTTTGTGGTGTTGGTTCTGGTTGTACAGGCCTATTATGTTGCTTATCGCCTCCACTCTTCATCATCTCCTCTCGCCTTTTTTCATTTTCCTGGTATTGCGTTAATGTTTTGATCCCATCGTTGAACCAGTTCCTCATGATGCCTTTCGCATATCTCCATTTGTCGGATGGTTTTTTGTTTTGCAGCTCCCTTTCAGAGATGTCTATGGCCTCCATGAGCAATTGATCTTCCATTCCGTCATTAAGGTAAGTTTTTATGTTTTCTATGTCCATTGGACTTGGCATCATAATTAAGGTTTGCATTTTTCTATAAATGTTCATCTGCGGCAATTCTTCTTTTTGAGGTTTTGCATTTGGGGGGGTAGGGGTTTGTTTATCTGTATCTTCTGTATTGATATCTGGATCATCTAGTTGCTCTTCTACTTCCTCCGAGCAATAGTTTTCTACGAAAGGTATTATCCTGTATTGTGCTGCTTTGCTGCCTTTTCCAGGGAGCACCTCTATTCTCCCTAGCTTTACAAGTTTGTCTCTCGCAGCATATATTGCATCTCTTTTGAGCCCTGTTTTCGATTCTAATGTTGAGATTGGTGTTGATATCCACTTCACCCATCTAGCTGTACATGCTAGATGCATCAGTGTGTGCCACAACAATATCTCTTTTGCTTTTAGATGATTGGTCTCTTTCCAGATATAAAATTGTCCTATTTCGATTTCCACATTCAGTTTCTGCCTCTCTTGCATACCCTCAACCCCCATTAGAACACTTTCTTGCTGATATCTATTTCTAGTCCTTTACTTCCTATATAAACCGGCCTACCTGTAGACCTCTCTATTTCTTCTTTGAATAAATTCTTGTCACTGTTTTGGCTACTTAAGTGTATCAGTACAATATTTTTGGTATTGCTCAAGTCGCTACTTCTTAAAAATTCTTTTACATTTTCTAGTTCAAAGTGAGATTTTGTTATTCTGTTTTTTAGACATTCCAGGACCAAGCCTTTTTCGATATTCTGTTGTAAGATTTCTTTTTTGTAGTTGCACTCGACCATTATATGGTCCAGTCCTTTAAATTTATACTTACAGTAGTAGGAGTCTGTTATAAATAATAACTTTCCCATGTCTTGATGCTGGATCAAGAACCCTAGCGGTTCCTCTGCATCGTGCTGTGTATCGAATGGGAGTATTGTAAATCCCCCCACCCTTATTTTTTCTTGTGCCTTTATAGCTTTTAATCTATAGCTTTCTTTTAATCCTAGTGCTTGCATTGTTCCGTTGCTGGTGTACACATCTATCCCGTTTTTGTTTAGTTGTTCTATACTTTTGCTGTGATCCTTATGTTCGTGAGTTACAAGGCAACCCACGACTTTTATTGTTTCATAACCAAGGCCCTCCTGGATTTTCTTGAATGTCAATCCACATTCCAAGATTAACGTTTCCTCTTTATTTTCTAGCAAGTAGCAGTTTCCAGAGCTGCTACTTGCTATCACCTTGAGTCTCATTTAAAATCCTGGATCCTCGTATAAGTCATTTGCACTTTGTTGCTTTCCGGTATTGTGCTGTCCTTGGTTTCTGTTTTGGGATCCAGATGTTGCTTTTTGGCTTTCGTCTTTTCTAGGTTGTTTTTGGTTCTTTTCTTCTGTTATTTCATCTTCTTCTATGTCGATTACCTGGTTA
Encoded proteins:
- a CDS encoding nucleoside triphosphate pyrophosphohydrolase family protein, translated to MIKKVRLKHISEIIDNREPIGLFYAVGIKIDSTKTNCTMCYVGVDNSTGDAWAEDFRTEEECIAWLKQERLINKIEVYKKALVTWGQEAQITMVFEEMAELQKELCKVLRGEKVTGNIAEEIADVEIMLEQMKLLFEIEGLVRDNKIYKLERLAERLEDQ
- a CDS encoding DUF1064 domain-containing protein; this translates as MKKKKGLPIEPQSQRKSKYNNKKTTVDAIEFDSKKEADYYHQLKLLKQAGEIKDFGIQQRYELLPTFKKNGTTFRSINYVADFVIVNNDGTTEVVDVKGVETQVFKIKQKLFEYMYPELNLKIVK
- a CDS encoding HNH endonuclease signature motif containing protein, whose amino-acid sequence is MMKRHPKEVKEFIKNNVSGTTTKELVELVNAKFGTDFTESKMKSYKSNHKLKSGTPLGLPAGRPTKLYPEEIRKFINENHAGVGPKDMAELLNKTFGKSYTHKQIKSHYGNNSINSGLDGKFERGHKTWNKGLKGVVTGGAETQFKKGNKPYNRVPIGTERIDSKDGYIYVKIQDGHLNKNWKLKHVLIWEEHNGPVPDNHAVIFGDGDKRNFDTSNLVLVSRKQLLVMNRNNLIQSDADLTRTGVILADIYSKISERKSKVKE
- a CDS encoding ATP-binding protein translates to MEAISNIIGLYNQNQHHKINQAECEDSESQEKQSNQDTIFTSKEIQERGYKYSKDPEPPKRCKYCGKDLYQKGVVMPMMDRVVAWISHERCTCNKATDYWERYDNKKKEIAERERLEEESRKKRERIERLLGNSGIKKRFQNRTFKNYEIDQGNKDAYRNSKLYAENFQRFKETGEGIYFSGGFGTGKTHLAVSIALDLINKGTPVICMTAIDLLAQIRKTYDKDRNVSEYQILQVYKEVDLLVIDDLGKEYCSDWAATMLYDIINDRYERCLPTIVTTNYDDEKLVDRLARKSNYETAGAIVSRLHEMTMGITMNGKDRRKERS
- a CDS encoding DnaD domain-containing protein; translated protein: MQERQKLNVEIEIGQFYIWKETNHLKAKEILLWHTLMHLACTARWVKWISTPISTLESKTGLKRDAIYAARDKLVKLGRIEVLPGKGSKAAQYRIIPFVENYCSEEVEEQLDDPDINTEDTDKQTPTPPNAKPQKEELPQMNIYRKMQTLIMMPSPMDIENIKTYLNDGMEDQLLMEAIDISERELQNKKPSDKWRYAKGIMRNWFNDGIKTLTQYQENEKRREEMMKSGGDKQHNRPVQPEPTPQNKSSGMRGFRIPGETE
- a CDS encoding MBL fold metallo-hydrolase; protein product: MRLKVIASSSSGNCYLLENKEETLILECGLTFKKIQEGLGYETIKVVGCLVTHEHKDHSKSIEQLNKNGIDVYTSNGTMQALGLKESYRLKAIKAQEKIRVGGFTILPFDTQHDAEEPLGFLIQHQDMGKLLFITDSYYCKYKFKGLDHIMVECNYKKEILQQNIEKGLVLECLKNRITKSHFELENVKEFLRSSDLSNTKNIVLIHLSSQNSDKNLFKEEIERSTGRPVYIGSKGLEIDISKKVF